Proteins encoded together in one Diabrotica undecimpunctata isolate CICGRU chromosome 3, icDiaUnde3, whole genome shotgun sequence window:
- the LOC140436454 gene encoding E3 ubiquitin-protein ligase MARCHF5, with amino-acid sequence MDSVTDEQSPSNSQEDRGSNTETGVQVHSKDSARYCWVCFATDEEDRTAAWVQPCNCRGTTKWVHQACLQRWVDEKQKGGNLGKVTCPQCQTEYIIVFPNMGVLVLVLDTVDSFIYKGCPFLAAGIVVGAIYWCAVTYGAITIMQVIGQKEGLAIMEQADPLVLLIGLPAIPVALVLGKMIRWEDAVLTFMRKNLSKIPIIRNVFPFSECTRLEMNSSSSETSNNEDIPPLSNPVSATRVLCGALLMPTIANMFGKFFFDSIRSNFHKTVLGGFTFIAIKGCLKIYHKQQQYIRQCQRKILDYTESNISTYLHRREE; translated from the exons ATGGACTCAGTTACTGATGAACAATCGCCTAGTAATTCGCAAGAAGATAGAGGCAGTAATACAGAGACTGGGGTTCAAGTACACAGCAAAGACTCTGCCAGGTACTGTTGGGTATGTTTTGCAACAGATGAGGAAGATAGAACCGCTGCATGGGTTCAACCCTGTAATTGTAGGGGCACTACAAAATGG GTTCATCAAGCTTGTTTACAAAGGTGGGTAGACGAAAAACAAAAAGGTGGTAATCTTGGAAAAGTGACATGTCCACAATGCCAAACAGAATATATAATAGTTTTTCCGAATATGGGTGTTTTAGTTTTGGTATTGGACACAGTGGATAGTTTTATTTACAAAGGATGTCCCTTCTTAGCAGCAGGGATAGTTGTAGGAGCTATATATTGGTGTGCAGTCACTTATGGCGCCATAACAATTATGCAG GTAATTGGACAAAAAGAAGGTTTGGCAATAATGGAACAAGCTGATCCTCTAGTTTTATTGATAGGTTTGCCAGCTATACCGGTAGCTTTAGTACTGGGCAAAATGATTAGATGGGAAGATGCAGTGCTTACCTTTATGAGGAAGAACCTATCGAAAATTCCAATCATAAGAAATGTTTTTCCATTTAG CGAATGTACCAGACTAGAAATGAATTCTAGCTCGTCAGAAACATCGAATAATGAAGACATCCCACCGCTTTCAAATCCAGTATCTGCCACGAGAGTTCTCTGCGGTGCCCTGTTAATGCCGACCATCGCTAACATGTTCGGAAAATTCTTCTTCGATTCCATTAGGTCGAATTTTCACAAAACAGTTCTGGGCGGGTTTACCTTCATCGCTATCAAAGGCTGTTTGAAGATCTACCACAAGCAACAGCAGTACATTAGGCAGTGTCAAAGGAAAATCTTGGATTATACGGAATCTAACATTTCAACTTATCTCCACAGGAGAGAAGAATAA